In a genomic window of Bacteroidia bacterium:
- a CDS encoding F0F1 ATP synthase subunit epsilon translates to MYIEIVTPDSELYAGEINVVQLPGSEGSFELMNMHAPIVATLTKGKIKVVDGSNNTKFFEVNGGVVEMNKNKVIVLAE, encoded by the coding sequence ATGTACATCGAAATCGTAACTCCGGACTCTGAGCTTTATGCAGGAGAAATTAATGTGGTTCAATTACCGGGTTCAGAAGGTTCTTTTGAATTGATGAACATGCACGCACCTATTGTAGCAACCCTTACTAAAGGTAAAATTAAGGTAGTTGACGGAAGCAATAACACTAAATTCTTCGAAGTAAATGGAGGGGTTGTGGAAATGAATAAAAATAAAGTTATTGTATTAGCAGAATAA